The genomic DNA AGGTACGTCGCTCCGTTCAAGGAGCGATCGAGAAGCTGGGGCGAGTGATCTTCGGCCAGGGGCTGTCGGTGGAGATCTCCGAGAATCTCGAAATCGTCTCTCGCACGCTCGACGGACGCACCGTCGCCTTCGACGCACTCTCGGGTGGGACGAAGGAACAGCTGGCGCTCATCGGCCGACTCGCCGTCGCCACCCTCGTCGATGCGGATGCCGGCGCACCGGTCATCCTCGATGATGCGTTCGGCTTCTCCGATGAGCAGCGCCTGGCTGCGCTCAACGTCATCCTCGGCAACGTCGGTCGCACGTCTCAGGTCATCCTGCTCACCTGTCAGCCCGACCGGTTCGCCTCCATCGGCGGCGCCGAAACCGTCAGCCTGGGCTGAACCGCCTCTGACATTGCCCGAATGAACGAGTCGCGGACGTTCCGTGCGGGATTCTGCTTAAAATCCGGCACGGAACGTCCGCAACTCTAGGCAGCCGCCCTCAGTCGGCGGGAGATGCCGACTTCTCAGCGACCTCCTTTGCTGCTTGGGCGGCTTCGACGGCATCGGCGCGGATGGTCCGCCGCAGGATCTTGCCCGAACTCGTCTTCGGCAGCTGATCGATGAACGTCACCTGGTGTGGAGCCTTATAGGAGGCGAGCTTCTGCCTGCAGAATGACATGATCTCCTCAGCGGTCGCCTCGGCGCCGGGCTGCAGGGTGACGAAGGCTGACACATCCTCGCCGCGGTAGTCATCGGGGATTCCCACGACAGCTGCCTCCTGGACGGCCGGGTGCATGTAGAGCACATCCTCGACTTCTCGCGGCCAGACCTTGAAGCCGGAGGCATTGATCATGTCCTTCTTTCGGTCGACGATGAACAGCCACCCGTCTGCATTCATGAACCCGACATCGCCGGTGTGCAGCTCGCCGTTGGGGATCTGCTCGGCGGTGGCCTGCGGGTTGTTGAGGTAACTGGAGACCACCTGCGGTCCGGAGATCGCAACCTCTCCGACCTCCCCGGGGCCCATGGGCTGACCGTGGTCATCGAGGATGCGGATCATCACGTCCGGCTGCGGCAGACCGCAGGCGAGGTTCCCGCTGTCCGGGTCGACCGGGGCTTGGAATCCATGCGGCACGGTGGCGACCTGAGCGCAGGTCTCCGACAGGCCGTAGCCCTGACCGACATAGATATCGGCACGCTCTTCGAATTT from Brevibacterium sp. JSBI002 includes the following:
- a CDS encoding ATP-binding protein, which codes for MIFGQGLSVEISENLEIVSRTLDGRTVAFDALSGGTKEQLALIGRLAVATLVDADAGAPVILDDAFGFSDEQRLAALNVILGNVGRTSQVILLTCQPDRFASIGGAETVSLG